A window from Osmia lignaria lignaria isolate PbOS001 chromosome 8, iyOsmLign1, whole genome shotgun sequence encodes these proteins:
- the LOC143305535 gene encoding uncharacterized protein LOC143305535: MSPTDFEWLIKLIGPKIKRNDTHWRKAISVQERLAVTIRFLETGDSFTSLQYLSKISKQLISTIVPEVCEALIEGIKENIQIPNTSEAWLEVAKVYNNRWNFPHCLGALDVDADYNFLYVDAGGQGRISDGGIFKNCSLYKKLQNNELNLLQAEPLDGRHREVPYFFIGDEAFSLTSTLMKPFSGIHRKGSFQRIFNYRLSCARRVVENVFGIASAIFQILRKPLLLEPEKATLIVLTVAHLHNFLRKSSTSCRLYTPHEIFDTEREGQFVPGTYRSIASEPMYSLLSLNRIPRRPSTDATQIREELADFFLNEGSILWQDNYS, encoded by the exons atGTCGCCAACAGACTTTGAGTGGTTGATAAAGTTAATTGGTCCcaaaataaaacgaaacgatACGCATTGGAGAAAGGCGATTTCTGTTCAAGAAAGGTTAGCAGTAACCATTCGTTTTCTGGAGACTGGGGATTCTTTCACTAGTCTGCAGTACCTTTCCAAAATATCTAAACAATTGATAAGCACCATAGTTCCAGAAGTGTGTGAAGCTCTCATAgaaggaataaaagaaaatatacag ATACCAAACACATCAGAAGCATGGTTAGAAGTGGCGAAAGTGTATAACAATAGATGGAACTTTCCACATTGCCTCGGAGCGTTAGACG TGGATGCAGATTACAACTTTTTGTATGTCGATGCTGGAGGTCAGGGGAGAATTTCAGATggtggaatatttaaaaattgttcccTGTATAAGAAACTGCAGAACAATGAGTTAAATTTGCTGCAAGCAGAACCTTTGGATGGTAGACACCGCGAAGTTCCTTATTTCTTCATTGGAGATGAGGCATTTAGTCTAACTAGCACATTAATGAAACCGTTTTCGGGTATACATCGGAAGGGATCATTTCAGAGGATTTTTAATTACCGACTATCGTGCGCACGAAGAGTTGTGGAGAATGTCTTTGGTATTGCCTCAGCAATATTTCAGATACTCCGTAAACCTCTATTGTTGGAACCCGAAAAAGCTACGCTTATTGTACTGACAGTAGCCcatttgcataattttttaCGAAAAAGCTCGACTTCTTGCCGACTGTACACGCCACATGAAATATTTGATACAGAACGAGAGGGACAATTTGTACCAGGAACGTATAGAAGTATAGCTAGTGAGCCTATGTATTCTTTACTTTCTCTAAACAGGATTCCCAGAAGACCATCTACAGATGCTACACAAATTCGAGAGGAATTGGCGGATTTCTTTCTAAATGAAGGCAGCATTTTGTGGCAAGACAATTATTCATGA